In Castanea sativa cultivar Marrone di Chiusa Pesio chromosome 6, ASM4071231v1, a single window of DNA contains:
- the LOC142641436 gene encoding uncharacterized protein LOC142641436 produces MTLHQTNLCASSSYSIYLHLMILLSLISLLCLQPTLTAAAPTNETDRFALLKFKESVPQDPYNILSSWNDSMHFCNWLGVKCGHRHQRVTVLNLQGHKLRGTLSPYLGNLSFLRSIILQNNSFYGKIPQEIGHLFRLQGLYLNNNTVEGEIPSSLSNCSNLKFLDLGVNKLKGKIPTEVGSLMKLKLLQLGANNLVGGIPPSLGNLSSLTYFRVAYNNLVGNIPNAIGQLNGLVFFTISVNNLSGTIPSSLYNVSSLQTFSVTENQLNGTLPANIGLNLPNLQNFLFGGNEFSGPIPTSLGNATQLQKIDLGMNKFLGSIPTNLGNLPNLLVLALKRNYLGKSLHIFTLLTNCSRLYILDLSSNQFNGVLPDPVSNFSSQLNGLYLGSNEISGTIPISLTNLFNLIVLGLNDNHFTGVIPTTFGKFEKMQFLGLTGNRLSGEIPASLGNLTQLFNIDLHDNRFEGTIPPSLVNCQNLQILYISQNNLNGSIPQQLIGTSSSLLDINLSHNSLTGNLPFEVGNLKSIYKLDISNNNLSGEIPISIGNCLIMEHLELQGNSFHGAIPSSMASLKGLRHLDVSQNNLSGPIPKGLEKLLFLENLNLSFNNFEGEVPIEGVFKNISVVSLIGNTKLCGGIPKLQLPKCPVNVMKPRKSIGFKLAIVIISIVQIFLLFSSFLVWMKKSKKKSPSTVSTMDLLPNVSYKELYQATSGFSPSNLIGSGSFGSVYKGLIHPEERPIAVKVLNLQQKGASKSFMVECNVLRNVRHRNLVKILTCCSSMDYSGNQFKALVFEFMTNGSLDFWLHQGLDNENQSRNLSLLQRLNVAIDVASAIDYLHNHSMQPIIHCDLKPSNVLLDNDMVAHVSDFGLARLLPITNGSSGKQTSTIGIKGSIGYVAPECGMGGEASIEADVYSYGILILEMFLGKRPTDDMFKDGLNLHNFAKMALPDKLVQIVDPILLPREVDEAPMAIVAAREYNNGNEIQADMEAQGIPNFCQMDPNVHKCLVSILETGLACSMESPKYRMKMKEVTRELHLIKKAFLGSAIRKCEFKRIQV; encoded by the exons ATGACGCTTCACCAAACCAACTTGTGTGCATCCTCGTCTTATTCCATATACCTTCATCTCatgattcttctctctcttatttccCTACTCTGTTTGCAACCCACCCTTACTGCCGCTGCTCCAACAAACGAGACTGATCGTTTCGCTTTGCTCAAATTCAAAGAATCTGTGCCTCAGGATCCCTATAACATATTGAGTTCATGGAATGACTCTATGCACTTCTGCAACTGGCTAGGAGTCAAATGCGGCCATCGGCACCAAAGAGTCACAGTCTTAAACCTACAAGGCCACAAGTTACGTGGAACTCTATCACCTTACCTCGGCAACCTCAGCTTTCTTAGGTCCATCATCCTCCAGAATAATAGCTTCTATGGCAAAATTCCACAAGAAATCGGTCATCTGTTCAGATTGCAAGGGCTCTATCTCAACAATAACACAGTGGAAGGGGAAATACCATCCAGCTTGTCCAACTGCTCCAATCTCAAGTTCTTAGATCTTGGTGTGAATAAGCTTAAAGGGAAGATTCCAACTGAGGTAGGCTCTTTAATGAAACTCAAATTACTTCAGCTTGGCGCTAACAATTTGGTAGGAGGGATCCCACCTTCTCTAGGAAATCTTTCTTCACTCACATATTTTCGTGTAGCATACAATAATTTGGTGGGAAATATTCCAAATGCCATAGGCCAATTAAATGGCTTagtatttttcacaatttcGGTTAATAACTTGTCAGGTACGATCCCTTCCTCTCTTTACAATGTGTCATCTCTCCAAACCTTTTCAGTTACAGAAAACCAACTTAATGGCACACTTCCAGCCAACATAGGCCTAAATCTTCCAAATCTCCAAAATTTCCTTTTTGGTGGAAATGAGTTTTCTGGGCCAATCCCAACTTCATTAGGCAATGCAACTCAGcttcaaaaaattgatttagGTATGAATAAGTTTTTGGGATCAATTCCAACAAATTTGGGAAATCTGCCGAATCTTTTAGTGCTTGCTTTGAAGCGAAATTATCTAGGAAAGAGCCTCCATATCTTCACATTGTTGACAAATTGTAGTAGACTTTATATATTGGATTTAAGTTCAAACCAATTTAATGGTGTTCTGCCCGATCCTGTATCAAACTTCTCCTCCCAACTCAATGGATTATATCTTGGAAGCAATGAAATATCTGGAACTATTCCTATATCATTAACGAATCTCTTTAACTTAATTGTCTTGGGCTTAAATGATAATCACTTCACAGGCGTCATTCCTACTACTTTTGGGAAGTTTGAGAAGATGCAATTTTTGGGTTTAACTGGAAATAGATTGTCAGGAGAAATACCAGCCTCCTTAGGCAACCTTACCCAGTTGTTTAACATTGACTTACATGATAACAGATTTGAAGGAACCATACCTCCAAGTTTAGTAAACTGCCAAAATTTGCAAATCTTGTACATTTCACAAAATAACCTTAATGGATCCATACCCCAGCAGCTTATCGGTACTTCTTCATCACTACTAGACATCAATTTATCTCACAACTCACTCACGGGCAATCTACCATTTGAAGTAGGTAATTTAAAAAGTATCTACAAATTGGATATCTCTAACAATAATTTGTCTGGTGAAATTCCTATATCTATAGGAAATTGTTTGATCATGGAACATCTTGAACTGCAAGGGAATTCCTTTCATGGAGCCATACCATCATCTATGGCTTCTTTGAAAGGTCTTCGACATTTAGATGTTTCACAAAATAACCTTTCAGGACCAATTCCAAAGGGTTTAGAGAAGCTGCTTTTCttagaaaatttgaatctttcATTCAATAATTTTGAGGGTGAGGTACCAATTGAAGGggttttcaaaaacataagTGTCGTATCATTGATTGGAAATACTAAACTTTGTGGTGGTATACCAAAATTGCAGTTGCCAAAATGCCCTGTAAATGTTATGAAACCAAGAAAATCCATTGGATTCAAACTAgcaattgtaattatttctattgttcaaattttccttctattttcatcttttcttgtttggatgaaaaaatcaaaaaagaaatcacCTTCAACGGTTTCAACAATGGATCTCCTTCCAAATGTTTCATATAAAGAACTCTATCAGGCAACTAGTGGATTTTCTCCAAGTAATTTAATTGGATCTGGCAGTTTTGGCTCTGTATATAAAGGACTTATTCATCCGGAAGAAAGGCCAATTGCTGTAAAGGTCCTTAATCTTCAACAAAAGGGTGCTTCCAAGAGCTTTATGGTTGAATGTAATGTCTTAAGAAATGTCCGGCACAGAAATCTTGTTAAGATACTAACATGTTGCTCTAGTATGGATTACAGTGGGAATCAATTCAAAGCTCTAGTATTTGAATTCATGACAAATGGAAGCTTAGATTTTTGGCTTCATCAAGGGCTAGACAATGAAAACCAATCAAGGAACTTGAGCCTTCTTCAAAGATTAAATGTTGCAATTGATGTGGCTTCTGCAATAGATTATCTTCACAACCATTCTATGCAACCTATCATTCATTGTGATTTAAAACCAAGCAATGTTCTTCTTGACAATGACATGGTTGCTCATGTAAGCGATTTTGGTTTAGCAAGGCTCCTCCCAATCACCAATGGTTCTTCTGGAAAGCAAACTAGTACAATTGGGATAAAGGGATCAATTGGCTACGTTGCTCCAG AGTGTGGCATGGGTGGTGAGGCATCAATAGAGGCGGACGTGTATAGCTATGGAATATTAATACTGGAGATGTTCTTAGGAAAGCGACCCACTGATGACATGTTTAAAGATGGTCTCAATCTCCACAATTTTGCTAAGATGGCACTGCCTGACAAACTTGTTCAAATTGTGGATCCAATCCTTCTACCAAGAGAAGTTGATGAAGCTCCAATGGCAATAGTGGCAGCTAGAGAATATAATAATGGCAATGAAATTCAAGCAGACATGGAAGCTCAAGGTATTCCAAACTTTTGCCAAATGGATCCCAATGTGCATAAATGCTTAGTATCAATCCTTGAAACTGGACTTGCTTGTTCAATGGAGTCACCAAAATACAGAATGAAGATGAAGGAAGTTACCAGGGAACTACATTTGATCAAAAAAGCTTTTCTTGGCTCTGCTATCCGCAAATGTGAATTTAAAAGAATCCAAGTTTAA
- the LOC142639183 gene encoding large ribosomal subunit protein uL10 produces MVHKPSKADKKIAYDSKLCQLLDEYNQILIVAADNVGSTQLQSIRKGLRGDSVVLMGKNTMMKRSIRIHADNTGNNAFLNLIPLLVGNVGLIFTKGDLKEVSEEVAKYKVGAPARVGLVAPIDVVVPPGNTGLDPSQTSFFQVLNIPTKINKGTVEIITPVELIKKGDKVGSSEAALLAKLGIRPFSYGLVVLQVYDDGSVFSPEVLDLTDEDLIEKFFIGVSMVTSLSLAISYPTLAAAPHMFANAYKNVLAVAVATEYSFPQAEKVKEYLKDPSKFAVAAAPVAAAASGGAPAAAAAKEEEKKEEPAEESDDDMGFSLFD; encoded by the exons ATGGTGCACAAGCCATCAAAAGCCGATAAGAAGATCGCATACGACTCCAAGCTATGCCAGCTGCTGGACGAGTACAACCAGATCCTTATTGTGGCGGCCGACAACGTCGGATCCACCCAGCTACAGAGTATTCGCAAGGGTCTACGTGGCGACTCGGTGGTTCTCATGGGTAAAAACACCATGATGAAGAGGTCTATCAGGATCCATGCTGACAACACTGGCAACAATGCCTTCCTCAATCTCATTCCTCTCCTTGTC GGCAACGTGGGTCTGATTTTCACTAAGGGTGATTTGAAGGAGGTCAGTGAAGAGGTCGCCAAATACAAg GTTGGGGCTCCTGCTCGTGTTGGGTTGGTAGCACCAATTGATGTCGTTGTCCCTCCTGGCAACACAGGTCTGGATCCATCACAGACCTCGTTTTTCCAG GTTTTGAATATTCCAACTAAAATCAATAAGGGAACTGTGGAAATTATAACACCTGTTGAGTTGATTAAGAAGGGTGACAAGGTTGGGTCCTCTGAGGCTGCCCTTCTTGCAAAGCTTGGCATAAGGCCATTCTCTTATGGCCTTGTTGTTCTTCAAGTTTACGATGATGGGTCTGTCTTCAGCCCTGAAGTCCTCGATCTTACGGATGAGGACCTGATAGAGAAGTTCTTCATTGGTGTCTCTATGGTGACGTCACTGTCGCTTGCTATCTCATATCCAACCCTAGCTGCTGCGCCACACATGTTCGCCAATGCCTACAAGAACGTTCTTGCAGTTGCTGTTGCTACTGAGTATTCCTTCCCCCAGGCGGAGAAAGTTAAGGAGTATCTAAAG GATCCTAGCAAGTTTGCTGTTGCTGCTGCCCCTGTTGCAGCAGCTGCTTCTGGTGGTGCccctgctgctgctgctgccaaggaggaagagaagaaggaagagccGGCTGAAGAGTCGGATGATGACATgggttttagtttatttgacTAA